One Bacteroidales bacterium DNA window includes the following coding sequences:
- a CDS encoding DUF4831 family protein → MIKRYCFLLLSSLMIFSCSKSIVHISRIGESGDPAEGEGFYYALPRNIIQIDVVVNKTEQIRGPYAEFAEKYLGITNVIKNNSTVYEISELKLSSISEPDPQQYFFVEMKQKCSSEMEQFRMALDESGIILGTKKHKDTVSPEKPVCVFNEAGNVFPDIFKYYTDLNLFEKVDTIIEKVNLDSITVEKVTYKRSMVEKTPEQKAKDAADFIIKVKDNRFNLISGFQEVNYDKETFKLMNEELEKLENEYRKLFTGIIFTKKITYSFNYIPKADKPSDSVPLFRFSTLHGVLETGDPYGEPVYLSINKSENTKALQAYQTGKDTLKTKQHGFYYRIPDYAEVKLYNSNTVNISGKFLISQYGVLTFMPANIRHFDVYPETGGLKSVGGK, encoded by the coding sequence ATGATTAAAAGGTATTGTTTTTTATTACTCAGTTCACTGATGATTTTTTCATGTTCAAAGTCCATTGTTCATATAAGCCGGATAGGTGAATCAGGTGATCCTGCTGAAGGGGAAGGTTTTTATTATGCATTGCCCCGGAATATCATTCAGATTGATGTTGTTGTGAACAAAACAGAACAAATCAGGGGGCCTTATGCTGAATTTGCGGAGAAATACTTAGGCATTACAAATGTGATAAAAAACAACAGTACTGTTTATGAAATCAGCGAGCTAAAACTTTCTTCAATCAGCGAGCCTGACCCGCAGCAGTATTTTTTTGTTGAAATGAAACAAAAGTGCAGCAGTGAGATGGAACAATTCCGCATGGCGCTTGATGAATCGGGGATTATTTTGGGGACGAAAAAACATAAGGATACGGTATCGCCGGAGAAACCTGTTTGTGTTTTTAATGAAGCAGGAAACGTGTTCCCGGATATTTTTAAGTATTATACCGACCTGAACCTGTTTGAAAAAGTGGACACGATCATTGAGAAGGTCAATTTGGATTCAATCACCGTTGAGAAAGTAACGTATAAACGTTCGATGGTTGAAAAAACACCCGAGCAGAAAGCGAAAGATGCAGCCGACTTCATCATCAAGGTGAAAGATAACCGTTTTAACCTCATCAGCGGGTTTCAGGAAGTGAACTACGACAAAGAAACTTTTAAACTTATGAACGAAGAGCTGGAAAAACTTGAAAATGAATACCGCAAACTTTTTACCGGCATCATCTTCACAAAGAAGATTACTTACAGTTTTAATTACATTCCCAAGGCCGACAAGCCCTCGGATTCAGTTCCTTTATTCCGTTTTTCCACGCTGCATGGTGTGCTCGAAACCGGCGATCCTTACGGAGAGCCCGTTTACTTATCAATAAATAAATCAGAGAACACCAAAGCGCTGCAGGCATATCAAACCGGAAAAGACACCCTGAAAACCAAGCAACATGGTTTTTATTACCGCATACCCGATTATGCCGAAGTGAAACTTTACAATTCAAACACTGTAAACATAAGTGGAAAATTCCTTATCTCGCAGTATGGCGTGCTCACTTTTATGCCCGCCAATATCAGGCATTTTGATGTTTACCCGGAAACCGGCGGGCTCAAGAGTGTTGGTGGAAAGTAA
- a CDS encoding alginate export family protein: MMKHQAFLLFILMISGNSIFAQFNLSAEYRPRFEFRDGFKLLPPEFGQTPAYQVSHRLRLNVGFKWGIVNTYISIQDYRIWGDEPMKKDVAGLSLYQGWAEIKVCDSFFVKAGRQEFAYDNLRLLDNGGFNQKGTVHDALLLKYNIRGFSADLGLAYNQSRDTINSTDYNTSLGNYKTLSFLWLKFKMKNFGIQGFLIADGYQKKLTTNTIYLRGTHGGTISYFGKHITAEGRSAIQFGKDETGKLINAWYANIDLTFRPFEFFNIIGGTEFLSGNNGEKPGETRVKYFTPLYGSGHKFNGNMEYFSKPSGTKYSGLIDVYAKLIFIIKNKYNIQADIHYFRTGNNYVLNETVQRPYLGTEADISAKIPIVKYVDLQLGYSAMFGSNTLASMQGSSKKNFGHWAFVMLCVKPTIFTYDVEKNK; the protein is encoded by the coding sequence ATGATGAAACACCAGGCATTTTTATTGTTCATTCTGATGATAAGCGGCAACAGCATTTTTGCCCAGTTCAATCTCAGCGCCGAATACCGCCCCCGTTTTGAGTTCAGAGATGGATTTAAACTACTTCCTCCCGAGTTCGGGCAAACACCTGCGTATCAGGTAAGCCATAGGCTGCGGCTGAATGTTGGATTCAAATGGGGTATCGTTAACACATATATTTCTATTCAGGATTACCGCATCTGGGGTGATGAACCCATGAAAAAAGATGTTGCCGGCCTGAGTCTTTACCAGGGATGGGCAGAAATAAAGGTATGCGACAGTTTTTTTGTTAAAGCCGGCCGCCAGGAATTTGCTTATGACAATCTCAGACTGCTTGATAACGGGGGATTTAACCAGAAGGGGACAGTACATGATGCGCTCCTTCTGAAATACAATATCAGGGGATTTTCGGCAGACCTGGGTCTGGCATATAATCAGTCGAGGGATACAATAAACTCCACCGATTACAACACAAGCCTGGGCAACTACAAAACCCTGAGTTTTTTGTGGTTGAAATTTAAAATGAAAAATTTCGGCATTCAGGGATTCCTTATAGCTGACGGATACCAGAAGAAACTTACAACAAACACTATTTATTTGAGGGGAACCCACGGCGGCACTATAAGCTACTTTGGAAAACATATCACTGCTGAAGGCCGTAGTGCTATACAATTCGGGAAGGATGAAACAGGAAAGCTTATCAATGCATGGTATGCAAACATTGATTTGACATTCAGGCCTTTTGAATTTTTTAACATCATCGGAGGAACAGAATTCCTGAGTGGGAATAACGGTGAAAAACCCGGCGAAACCCGCGTTAAATATTTTACACCATTATATGGTTCGGGTCACAAGTTCAACGGAAACATGGAATATTTTTCCAAGCCTTCGGGAACAAAGTATTCCGGCCTGATAGATGTCTATGCCAAGCTGATATTTATTATAAAAAATAAGTATAATATTCAGGCAGATATTCATTATTTCAGGACAGGAAATAATTATGTACTCAACGAAACTGTGCAAAGGCCTTACCTTGGCACTGAAGCAGATATTAGCGCAAAAATTCCTATTGTAAAATATGTCGACCTGCAGCTGGGGTATTCAGCCATGTTCGGCAGCAATACATTGGCAAGCATGCAGGGTAGCAGTAAAAAGAATTTCGGGCACTGGGCTTTTGTGATGTTATGTGTGAAGCCAACTATTTTTACATACGATGTGGAAAAAAACAAATAA
- a CDS encoding substrate-binding domain-containing protein has product MKKLLFLLRIALISVFFSCTISCNGPVKEQKSKDLKGKISISGAFAMYPLTVEWAEEFKKIHPDVTMDISAGGAGKGMVDVMNGLVDIAMFSREVSPEEKSKGAWYIATAKDAVLPTINKSNPVFPELAVKGLKRQDFIDIFITGSRKNWSGLVKTSNNKINLYTRSDACGAAEMWAKYLGKKQEDLKGVGVYGDPGICDAVKNDKYGIGFNNIAYAYDPATKENYNGIGIIPLDINEDGIIDSTESFYDNLDKLINAIKKGQFPSPPARELYFITKGKPEKPVIIEFLRFVLNEGQKYVHEAGYVELSDEKVKAEIEKLN; this is encoded by the coding sequence ATGAAAAAATTATTGTTTTTGCTTAGAATAGCTTTGATCTCAGTATTTTTTTCATGCACTATTTCATGCAACGGCCCAGTAAAAGAGCAAAAATCAAAAGATTTAAAAGGAAAAATTTCCATTTCCGGCGCTTTTGCGATGTACCCTCTTACGGTGGAATGGGCTGAAGAATTTAAAAAAATACATCCTGATGTTACCATGGATATATCTGCGGGTGGAGCCGGCAAAGGTATGGTAGATGTGATGAATGGTTTGGTGGATATAGCTATGTTTTCACGCGAAGTAAGCCCGGAAGAAAAGTCAAAAGGGGCTTGGTATATCGCAACAGCAAAAGATGCTGTTCTTCCCACCATCAACAAATCAAACCCTGTGTTTCCTGAGCTTGCAGTTAAAGGGCTTAAACGGCAGGATTTTATAGACATTTTTATTACCGGTAGCAGAAAAAACTGGAGCGGGCTGGTGAAAACCAGCAATAATAAGATAAACCTTTATACACGTTCTGATGCATGCGGTGCAGCCGAGATGTGGGCCAAATATTTAGGCAAAAAACAGGAAGACCTGAAAGGGGTTGGTGTTTACGGCGACCCCGGAATATGTGATGCCGTAAAAAATGATAAATACGGCATCGGTTTCAATAATATAGCTTACGCTTATGACCCCGCAACCAAAGAAAATTATAATGGTATAGGCATAATTCCGCTGGATATCAATGAAGACGGCATAATAGACAGCACTGAAAGCTTTTACGACAATCTTGATAAACTTATAAACGCAATAAAGAAAGGACAATTTCCCTCACCTCCTGCCAGGGAACTTTATTTCATCACCAAAGGCAAACCTGAGAAGCCTGTTATTATTGAGTTTTTAAGGTTTGTTCTTAATGAAGGGCAAAAATATGTTCATGAAGCAGGCTACGTAGAATTAAGTGATGAAAAGGTCAAAGCAGAAATCGAAAAACTGAACTAA
- a CDS encoding ABC transporter permease subunit: MRKKLLVFEESFFKLLMKISLGLLVLILLLIIFSIFYKGMPSLSWEMISQTPKGGYYFGKGGGVLNAIIGSLYLAFGATLLAFVIGLPVAMLMNVHLKKHKHFVNSIRFLLDILWGIPSIVYGAFGFTLMVALGLKTSLLAGIITVALFILPIMIRAMDEVLRNVPAGLMEVSVSLGSNRSQTAFIVYLRQCSSAIVTAIMISFGRAIGDAASVLFTTGYTDNIPTSITQPSATLPLSIFFQLSSPIPEVQSRAYASAAILTILILIISVMARLLSNKYNKNKIS, encoded by the coding sequence ATGAGAAAAAAACTTCTTGTATTCGAGGAATCATTTTTTAAGTTGCTGATGAAAATTTCCCTGGGACTTCTGGTGCTTATTCTTTTGCTCATTATTTTCAGTATCTTTTACAAAGGCATGCCGTCATTATCATGGGAAATGATTTCGCAAACGCCGAAAGGCGGTTATTATTTCGGCAAGGGCGGTGGTGTGCTTAACGCCATTATCGGTTCGTTATATCTTGCTTTTGGCGCCACACTGCTGGCTTTTGTCATCGGCTTGCCTGTAGCCATGCTGATGAATGTCCATCTGAAAAAACATAAACATTTTGTCAATTCCATACGTTTTCTTCTGGATATCTTATGGGGAATTCCTTCTATTGTCTATGGCGCTTTCGGATTTACCCTGATGGTTGCCCTCGGCTTGAAAACATCTTTGCTCGCAGGTATCATCACCGTAGCATTATTTATTCTTCCTATCATGATACGAGCCATGGATGAAGTGCTGAGAAATGTGCCTGCCGGACTGATGGAAGTTTCTGTGTCGTTAGGTTCCAACCGCTCGCAAACAGCTTTCATTGTGTATCTCAGGCAGTGTTCATCAGCTATTGTTACTGCGATTATGATATCTTTCGGAAGGGCAATAGGAGACGCAGCCTCTGTGCTTTTCACTACCGGTTATACCGACAATATTCCTACATCAATAACACAACCTTCTGCGACGCTTCCTTTATCCATATTTTTTCAACTCTCCTCTCCTATTCCCGAAGTGCAAAGCCGGGCCTATGCTTCAGCTGCCATCCTCACCATATTAATATTGATAATCAGCGTTATGGCACGCTTATTATCGAACAAATACAATAAAAACAAAATCTCCTGA
- a CDS encoding phosphate ABC transporter ATP-binding protein, protein MQPKISIQNLNLSIGKHHILKNINLDIPPNQVTVILGPSGCGKTTLMKCLNRLIDLEENISIQGNILIDGEDILHTKSDLSSIRKKMGLLSQRPYPLPMNIFDNIAYGLKINRIGNRKTIKEKVEFYLKQVNLWDEVKDRLKEPASRLSLGQQQRLCLARGLAVEPEIILADEPTSALDPLSSATIEKKFIQLKDSYTLIMVTHILRQAKRVADYVVFMYLGEIMECGKAEDFFNNPKQEITKKYLQGIFN, encoded by the coding sequence ATGCAGCCGAAAATCAGCATACAAAACCTGAACCTGAGTATAGGAAAGCATCACATTTTGAAAAACATAAATCTGGACATACCACCTAATCAGGTTACTGTCATACTCGGGCCTTCGGGTTGCGGCAAAACCACTCTGATGAAATGCTTAAACCGCCTCATTGACCTGGAAGAAAATATCAGCATTCAGGGCAACATATTGATTGACGGTGAAGATATACTCCATACTAAATCCGATTTATCCAGCATACGTAAAAAAATGGGACTTCTCTCCCAGCGCCCCTATCCACTGCCGATGAATATTTTTGACAATATTGCTTACGGACTCAAAATAAACAGAATTGGAAACAGAAAGACAATAAAAGAAAAAGTGGAATTTTATCTCAAGCAGGTGAACCTTTGGGATGAAGTGAAAGACAGACTCAAAGAGCCTGCTTCACGTCTTTCTCTGGGACAGCAGCAACGATTATGCCTGGCACGCGGCCTTGCCGTGGAACCTGAAATAATCCTTGCAGATGAGCCCACCTCAGCACTTGACCCGCTTTCCAGTGCAACCATCGAAAAGAAATTTATTCAGCTGAAAGATAGTTATACTTTAATAATGGTTACTCATATTTTACGGCAGGCAAAACGTGTTGCCGATTATGTAGTTTTTATGTACCTGGGTGAAATTATGGAATGTGGTAAAGCCGAAGATTTTTTTAATAATCCAAAGCAAGAAATCACAAAAAAATACCTGCAGGGAATATTTAATTAA
- a CDS encoding efflux RND transporter periplasmic adaptor subunit, whose protein sequence is MTLKRKKFIRIFVIVIIIFVMLGLILYPKMKRLFESGTDTFKGSSLSQGKGQPLLASGYVAVPTKMNDLVHSTGTLLPDEEVDLSFETSGKVVGVFFTEGSRVKKGVLLAKINDKPLQAQLLKLKSQLKLIREREFRQRQLLDRDAISRESYDQVFTELQSLVADSMLIEAHISETELRAPFDGIVGLRLISEGAYATTQTKIVRVIKISPLKVEFSIPERYAGVVSPGFPISFLVDGVTEAYSANVYAVSPKVDENTRTIVVRALYSNKNEELKPGRFVSVRVLLSQIDSAISIPSEAVIPEMEGEKVFIYKNGKAEEVKVNLGLRTESHVQVQEGLHFGDTVLITAILQLRQGLPVKLDTLITNKTIENPLP, encoded by the coding sequence ATGACATTAAAAAGAAAAAAATTCATCAGGATATTTGTAATTGTAATTATTATTTTTGTTATGCTTGGGCTTATTTTATACCCTAAAATGAAGCGCCTTTTCGAATCGGGCACCGACACATTCAAAGGCTCATCATTATCTCAGGGGAAAGGGCAGCCCTTGCTGGCAAGCGGTTATGTTGCCGTCCCGACAAAAATGAATGACCTTGTTCACAGTACGGGAACTTTGCTTCCTGACGAAGAAGTTGATCTTTCTTTTGAAACCTCAGGTAAGGTTGTTGGCGTGTTTTTCACTGAAGGCAGCCGTGTTAAAAAAGGTGTGTTACTCGCAAAAATCAATGACAAACCCTTACAGGCACAATTATTAAAACTCAAATCCCAGCTTAAACTTATAAGGGAGCGAGAGTTTCGCCAGCGGCAGCTACTCGACCGCGATGCAATCAGCCGCGAAAGCTATGATCAGGTTTTTACCGAGCTGCAATCGCTTGTTGCCGACAGCATGCTCATTGAAGCACATATTTCTGAAACAGAATTAAGAGCACCTTTTGATGGCATTGTCGGATTACGTTTAATCAGTGAAGGAGCCTATGCTACAACACAAACGAAAATTGTGCGCGTCATAAAAATCAGCCCGTTAAAAGTTGAATTTTCAATTCCCGAGCGTTACGCCGGTGTAGTATCCCCGGGTTTCCCAATAAGCTTTCTTGTTGACGGTGTAACGGAGGCATATTCTGCCAATGTTTATGCCGTTTCTCCCAAGGTGGACGAAAACACTCGCACCATTGTTGTCAGGGCATTATATAGCAATAAAAATGAAGAACTGAAGCCAGGACGTTTTGTGAGCGTCAGGGTATTGTTGTCTCAGATTGACAGCGCGATATCAATACCCTCAGAGGCTGTTATCCCAGAAATGGAGGGCGAAAAGGTTTTTATTTATAAGAACGGTAAAGCAGAAGAAGTAAAAGTAAACCTGGGGCTGCGTACCGAATCACATGTTCAGGTTCAGGAAGGGCTTCATTTTGGAGATACCGTTCTCATAACAGCCATATTGCAGTTACGGCAAGGCCTTCCTGTGAAACTTGATACGCTGATAACTAATAAAACTATTGAGAACCCCTTGCCATGA
- the pstC gene encoding phosphate ABC transporter permease subunit PstC — protein sequence MFFSKQEKISTAIMYVFLGVIIALPLIMFIGLVIKSGHVLQENSLINLLFSTEWKPFQGKFGFASYIYSSVLVTLLSLLMAVPLCLLTAIYLTYYARSIYLKVMQPVIDILAGIPSIIYGIWGVLLIVPLISKHIAPFFEIESSGYSVISGALVLAIMITPFILNILIEIFRSIAKELPETSIALGATKWQTIKFVVLRKAFTGIVSAVVFGLSRAFGETIAVLMVVGNVAQIPKDIFQPAYPLPALIANNFGEMLSIPGYDSALMFAALILLVIVMLFNLAARWLISRYEVKACL from the coding sequence ATGTTTTTTTCTAAGCAGGAAAAAATCAGCACAGCCATCATGTATGTGTTTTTGGGGGTGATTATTGCGCTTCCGTTAATAATGTTTATAGGACTTGTCATAAAGTCCGGACATGTACTTCAGGAAAACTCATTAATAAATCTTTTATTTTCTACCGAATGGAAGCCTTTTCAGGGGAAATTCGGGTTTGCATCTTACATATACAGTTCTGTTCTTGTTACTTTGCTCTCGTTACTGATGGCAGTTCCTTTGTGCCTGCTCACAGCCATATACCTGACATACTATGCACGCAGTATTTATCTTAAAGTGATGCAACCGGTAATTGACATTCTCGCAGGAATTCCTTCCATCATTTATGGTATCTGGGGTGTGTTGCTCATTGTCCCGCTGATATCAAAACACATTGCTCCATTTTTTGAGATAGAATCTTCTGGTTATTCCGTTATTTCAGGCGCTTTGGTGCTTGCAATCATGATAACGCCTTTCATCCTTAACATTCTAATTGAAATTTTCAGAAGCATTGCCAAAGAATTGCCTGAAACATCCATTGCACTGGGGGCAACAAAATGGCAGACCATAAAATTTGTTGTTCTGCGTAAAGCATTCACAGGTATTGTTTCCGCTGTGGTGTTTGGCCTTTCAAGAGCTTTCGGCGAAACCATTGCTGTGCTGATGGTGGTCGGAAATGTAGCTCAGATTCCAAAGGATATTTTTCAGCCTGCTTACCCTTTGCCTGCTCTGATTGCTAATAATTTTGGCGAGATGCTTTCCATCCCCGGCTATGATTCTGCCCTCATGTTCGCTGCACTGATATTGCTGGTGATAGTAATGTTATTCAATCTGGCAGCACGCTGGCTTATTTCACGATATGAAGTAAAAGCATGCCTATGA
- a CDS encoding ribonuclease Z, with protein sequence MKFDLTILGSSSATPTNERHPSAQVLNIDDELFLIDCGEGTQMQMRKFKVKFQRINHIFISHLHGDHYLGLAGLLFTYHLLGRTKELHVYANSELQEIIEKQLQVSGTTLIFPLVFHSLPENKPHHLYENKKISISCFPLLHRVPTHGFIFRQKHCERNIIKNKITELNIPVNKIPEIKNGSDFTDAKGKKHSNAELIMEPSPEKVYVYCSDTGYCPKIVPFFKNADILYHEATFMHDMEERANAKQHSTTVHAATIAKKAHVKKLIIGHYSARYDELEPVLKETQNVFSNTEIAEEGKIYSV encoded by the coding sequence ATGAAGTTTGATCTCACCATATTAGGAAGCAGTTCGGCAACACCAACCAATGAGCGCCACCCCAGCGCACAGGTGCTAAATATTGATGACGAACTTTTTTTAATTGATTGCGGGGAAGGCACACAGATGCAGATGAGAAAATTTAAAGTCAAATTTCAGCGCATCAACCATATTTTCATATCACATTTGCACGGCGACCATTACCTCGGACTGGCGGGACTTTTATTCACTTATCATTTGCTTGGCCGCACAAAAGAGCTCCATGTGTATGCCAACAGCGAACTTCAGGAAATCATAGAAAAACAATTACAGGTTTCCGGCACAACACTTATCTTTCCGCTGGTGTTTCACAGCCTGCCGGAAAACAAGCCACATCACTTATATGAAAATAAAAAAATTTCAATAAGCTGTTTCCCTTTGTTACACAGGGTTCCAACACATGGATTTATATTCCGGCAAAAGCACTGCGAACGAAATATAATTAAAAATAAAATTACGGAACTGAACATCCCTGTAAATAAAATCCCTGAAATAAAAAACGGCAGCGATTTCACAGATGCCAAAGGTAAAAAGCACTCCAATGCCGAGCTTATCATGGAACCATCTCCGGAAAAAGTCTATGTGTATTGTTCCGATACCGGGTACTGTCCTAAAATTGTTCCGTTTTTTAAAAACGCCGATATACTTTATCATGAGGCAACATTTATGCACGATATGGAGGAACGCGCAAATGCCAAGCAGCACTCAACCACTGTCCATGCAGCTACCATCGCAAAAAAAGCCCATGTTAAAAAATTAATTATTGGCCACTATTCGGCCAGATATGATGAGTTGGAACCAGTGCTGAAAGAAACACAAAATGTTTTTAGCAACACCGAAATAGCGGAGGAAGGGAAAATATATTCTGTGTAA
- a CDS encoding Rrf2 family transcriptional regulator, producing MLSKKTQYSFYALVHLAREYQKGPVLISTISQSEKIPKKFLEAILLELKKNGYVESKKGKGGGYFLVKPPQQINLAEILRLFEGAIALLPCAAYKFYKPCTQCKDEKKCGLRSVIKDVREETVQLLKSYTLASVLKKEKELMKK from the coding sequence ATGCTATCTAAAAAGACACAATATTCATTTTATGCCCTGGTTCACCTTGCAAGAGAGTATCAGAAAGGGCCGGTACTCATCAGCACCATATCTCAAAGCGAAAAAATTCCTAAGAAGTTTCTTGAAGCCATACTTCTGGAACTTAAAAAAAACGGCTATGTCGAAAGCAAAAAAGGCAAAGGAGGCGGTTATTTTCTGGTGAAACCACCCCAGCAGATAAATCTTGCAGAAATATTACGTTTATTTGAAGGCGCCATTGCCTTGCTACCTTGTGCTGCCTACAAATTTTACAAACCCTGTACTCAATGCAAAGATGAAAAAAAATGCGGCCTGCGCTCAGTAATCAAAGATGTTCGCGAAGAAACTGTTCAGTTACTTAAAAGTTATACATTGGCAAGCGTATTAAAAAAAGAAAAAGAATTAATGAAAAAATAA